The Pelmatolapia mariae isolate MD_Pm_ZW linkage group LG10_11, Pm_UMD_F_2, whole genome shotgun sequence genome includes a region encoding these proteins:
- the LOC134638035 gene encoding uncharacterized protein LOC134638035 isoform X3 has protein sequence MTTEATAVTEADTEGKQKTSGAEPEPENKQKAEAATSDPEGEQSSTKAQEQVTEPGPAEAATSPEEEQLKPRTRTSAGKGLSRLFSSFLKRRSQCSEEEVFEAEKAKDEKADKEEKVDKKEEETVEEGKSQDKEAKAEEEKPEVKEVKKKDDKAEPKEEKKNVEEKVEKKGSKKKKKEAKKKAEEKDEEKVKKEETKKETKKEETKKGEEKLMKKEEQNEEGTTQQTVEKEEKKVEKKEEEKKETAEVKGKAADAGKKEEEKVDKKVAKKKEKEEKLKKKEEEKAKRKAEEEERIKKREEEKAKKKEEEKAREAERAKKKEDEKAKKKEEEKTKEEKAKTKEEEKPKEELKKKEDEKVKEEAKKKEKEGEEAKPEEKEEKEENKEKKKDKGKSKGKKEEKEVKGPSEEQVKAPIAAPEPELKTEPDIEQAADQHSISSTEAQPAQEEHKEEAVIKEPEAVEEVKQEDTEKIVEEPAEKEEPAEKEEPIKEEEKEQKQAKKEKPAKEKTEKKTEEVKGSKRQKTMQCKVTLLDDAQFECELDKHAKGQELLTKVCDHVNLLEKDYFGLAHWETPTSKTWLEPTKEIRKQVPGAVYEFTFNVKFYPPDPAQLTEDLTRYFLCLQLRKDIMRGVLPCSFVTLSLLGSYTAQSELGEYDPELHGTDYVKDLNLAPGQSKELEEKVMDLHRTYRSMSPAQADMLFLENAKKLAMYGVDLHQAKDLDGVDIMLGVCSSGLMVYKDKLRINRFPWPKVLKISYKRSSFFIKIRPSEQEQYESTIGFKLPNYKASKKLWKVCVEHHTFFRVSTVEPPSSRRFLALGSKFRYSGRTQAQTRQASSMIDRPAPRFTRSASKRLSRNLDGEPGDETLQFLQVVSASARTQVDDWSLLMVSDRPQPSSEFTAGREFEQNFTQSREEEEGRTVGTETGTAGPQTIIQTVSQPWQDLASDDDHQQRRTEDEWFILLDHQPHIPFISPFDFVEEPAETSLAKTSSMDHQLEPVAINQDDWFLYFDRLLSVSPSEHFEKPQISTTEGEEEEQVISMKEQQMITEEMIGRMRETVMLVDAFTEKEILEGRLRDVRDLEERLQEIDEIAGRIQHAVEEELGEEEVEKLKQEERDMEQKQLIQAKGVTEVVVRKSVRRRVIKEGEEGEVDELEEQIKEVFLKDLLPEEEDIVVKRESEKQVGKEVVETLREGESNLEQKQSIQSRGITDMVVRKSVRRIDTSEGEVDDLEEQIKRVKWEGEEDTDDSFREKLREMEQEWQDADVAGSAAVAGYKKVQRRTEKIVTIVQERGQQQEDMEDVQGQSGVASEEMLERQELWRKTEVVEERPQREVTERSEGLSQARVDDVWFILLDQPPHKAGFKTPVADVERVQVDKGGYFNPEKEKPHISVERVDDWFVLLDFIPRQKLFGPSVTHMEERKEMAIEDRSRYIGEKLQHQVSDRVDDWFVLLDVFSRQTSHAPPVTFSERIAAPPEERASLIEVTALEQRERRVDILVEGADAKQTLPEREGVALLQDAKEGEDDWFVLLDVPIRQPSFVAPASMAEYVEVYTRESVSALTEAEAVDPRRELVVEDAVVEKVEAEAPKQVIPDVPIVSMSMQTKIYPDVSTEVKSIEQRLLQIDQVTPQPSQPEREDDWFALFGTAHNEVMIPTVTPAQIVPEMKTFEVEVTEKWKKTVIGADGRQDRTSVSEIRASQIASLSEREDDWFVLFEKPVVVQPVKPIIDLVATTEARVKIVEGVRPPVKMVKIETARAGKVDDDWFVLLDVAAKAPAAGVERIHIYPDVRPAKELTLTEQAAQQTITVVERIRQQQQDVVQPRPAVREVEDDWFTLLDKSLKKTAAVSEREQLPAQVTVPAAAAATKKITISETKPEFEKRILEERPSQTRVSDNWFVLLEGDLKASAASAQRGTRPVSAPVFSQAALMEAGIPMAPLDQPQTSTPIKTSRQEERKLQVTVEAVEPSKIETGADAKKRAKKIEGDSIYIRHSQLMLEDFDKPQEVLLRHHASISELKRNFMEAVPDSRPSEWDKRLSTHSPFRTLGINGQPLPSADGSVCIRPLSNGSDTKTAHEETSSSLEFTGLPIKSEPESVEVHSATVEKESRDQEEVVVFETNLVPIVEVEMAQLPPSFDPSCNALDVIPEEEGSCPGVSDDSGRIAGSSPASYFWSDGPQVIRCFQPPLVQTQTVTITAVSSPLPSGISTTEVPIVPTKTFTYESSKVTVDGTEEDKDCSTVSSSQTITSETTSGTSVTTTTTHISKVVKSGSSETRVEKRIVITADSDIDQDKEKHGGASAL, from the exons ATGACAACAGAGGCAACTGCCGTGACTGAGGCAGACACTGAGGGCAAGCAGAAGACCAGTGGCGCTGAGCCCGAACCAGAGAACAAGCAGAAGGCAGAGGCGGCGACATCTGACCCAGAGGGGGAGCAGTCGAGCACAAAGGCCCAGGAACAGGTCACTGAGCCTGGGCCTGCCGAAGCAGCGACCTCCCCTGAGGAGGAGCAGCTAAAGCCTCGTACCAGGACCTCTGCTGGTAAAGGCCTTTCTCGTCtcttctcctctttcctcaAACGCCGATCGCagtgctcagaggaagaggtgTTTGAGGCAGAAAAAGCCAAAGACGAAAAGgcagacaaagaggaaaaagtagataagaaagaagaggagacgGTGGAAGAAGGGAAAAGTCAAGACAAGGAGGCCAAAGCAGAGGAGGAAAAACCAGAGGTGaaagaagtgaaaaagaaagacGACAAAGCAGAAcctaaagaagagaaaaagaatgTGGAAGAAAAAGTAGAGAAGAAAggtagcaaaaagaaaaagaaagaggccaagaaaaaagcagaagaaaaggatgaAGAGAAAGTGAAAAAGGAGGAGAcaaaaaaggagacaaaaaagGAGGAGACAAAAAAGGGGGAGGAAAAGTTGATGAAAAAAGAGGAGCAAAACGAGGAAGGGACGACACAGCAGACTGtagaaaaggaggaaaagaaagtggagaaaaaggaagaggaaaagaaggaaaCTGCTGAGGTCAAAGGCAAGGCAGCAGACGCTGGAaagaaggaggaagaaaaggtTGACAAGAAGgtggcaaagaaaaaagaaaaagaggagaaattaaagaagaaagaggaggagaaagcaaaaaggaaagcagaggaagaagagaggataAAAAAGAGGGAAGAGgaaaaagcaaagaagaaagaagaagaaaaagccaGAGAAGCCGAGAGAGCGAAGAAGAAAGAGGACGAAAAAGctaagaagaaagaagaggagaaaacgaaagaggaaaaagcaaaaacaaaagaagaggaaaaaccaAAAGAGGagttgaagaaaaaagaagacgaaaaggtaaaagaagaagcaaagaagaaagagaaagaaggggAGGAAGCAAAGCCggaagaaaaggaggaaaaagaagagaacaaagagaagaaaaaagacaagggaaagagcaaaggaaagaaggaggagaaggaagTGAAAGGGCCAAGTGAGGAGCAGGTGAAAGCACCGATTGCTGCTCCTGAGCCCGAGCTTAAAACTGAGCCAGATATTGAGCAGGCTGCTGATCAGCACTCTATAAGCAGCACAGAGGCACAG CCAGCCCAAGAGGAACACAAGGAAGAGGCTGTGATAAAAGAGCCTGAAGCAGTGGAAGAAGTGAAACAGGAGGACACGGAGAAAATAGTGGAAGAACCAGCAGAAAAGGAAGAACCAGCAGAAAAGGAAGAGCCAAtcaaagaagaggaaaaggaaCAAAAGCAGGCAAAGAAAGAGAAGCctgcaaaagaaaagacagaaaagaagacTGAAGAGGTTAAAGGCTCTAAACGGCAGAAGACCATGCAGTGCAAAGTCACCCTGCTGGACGACGCTCAGTTTGAGTGTGAACTTGAT AAACATGCTAAAGGCCAAGAACTTCTTACAAAGGTGTGTGACCATGTTAACCTCCTGGAGAAAGACTACTTTGGCCTGGCTCACTGGGAAACCCCAACCAGCAAG ACATGGTTGGAACCCACCAAAGAGATACGGAAACAGGTTCCAGGTGCTGTCTATGAGTTTACATTCAACGTCAAGTTCTACCCTCCTGATCCAGCTCAGCTTACTGAAGACCTAACCAG GTACTTTCTGTGTCTCCAGCTGAGAAAGGACATTATGCGTGGTGTTCTTCCTTGTTCCTTTGTCACACTGTCCCTGCTGGGCTCCTACACAGCCCAGTCAGAACTCGGAGAGTATGACCCCGAGCTCCATGGAACAGACTACGTTAaagatttgaacctggcccccGGACAGAGCAAAGAGCTGGAGGAAAAAGTGATGGATCTGCACCGCACATACAG ATCAATGAGTCCAGCCCAGGCAGACATGCTGTTTCTGGAAAATGCCAAGAAGCTCGCCATGTATGGAGTTGACCTGCACCAAGCCAag GATCTGGACGGTGTTGATATAATGCTGGGCGTTTGCTCCAGTGGTCTGATGGTTTACAAAGACAAGCTGAGGATCAACCGTTTCCCTTGGCCCAAAGTGCTCAAGATCTCATACAAACGGAGCAGCTTTTTTATCAAAATCAGGCCATCAGAG CAAGAGCAGTATGAAAGCACCATTGGTTTCAAGCTGCCCAACTACAAAGCCTCAAAGAAGCTGTGGAAAGTTTGTGTTGAACATCATACCTTCTTCAG GGTTTCAACAGTGGAGCCGCCCTCTTCACGTCGCTTCCTCGCCTTGGGCTCTAAGTTCCGGTACAGCGGTCGTACTCAGGCCCAGACCCGCCAGGCGAGCTCCATGATCGACCGGCCGGCACCTCGCTTCACACGATCTGCAAGCAAGAGGCTGTCTCGCAACCTAGATGGAG AACCTGGAGATGAAACTCTCCAGTTTCTGCAGGTAGTCTCAGCATCAGCCAGGACTCAGGTTGATGATTGGTCACTGCTGATGGTATCTGACAGACCCCAGCCTTCTTCCGAATTCACAG CCGGAAGGGAGTTTGAGCAGAATTTCACTCAGTCccgggaggaggaggaggggcgtACTGTTGGCACGGAGACTGGGACTGCTGGTCCTCAAACCATTATCCAGACAGTCAGTCAGCCGTGGCAGGATCTGGCGAGCGATGACGATCACCAGCAGAGGAGAACGGAAGATGAATGGTTTATTCTTCTGGATCATCAGCCTCATATTCCATTTATCTCACCCTTTGATTTTGTTGAAGAGCCAG CTGAAACTAGCTTGGCAAAAACGAGCTCTATGGACCACCAACTGGAACCAGTGGCGATAAATCAGGATGACTGGTTCCTGTACTTTGACCGTCTGCTCAGCGTGTCTCCCTCTGAGCATTTTGAAAAACCTCAAA TCTCTACCacggagggggaggaggaggagcaggtcATAAGCATGAAAGAACAGCAAATGATCACTGAGGAGATGATTGGGAGGATGCGGGAAACAGTGATGTTGGTGGATGCATTTACAGAGAAGGAAATTTTGGAAGGAAGATTGAGGGACGTGAGGGATCTTGAGGAAAGGCTACAAGAAATTGATGAAATTGCAGGGAGAATTCAGCATGCAGTAGAGGAAGAACTGGGGGAGGAAGAGGTAGAAAAGCTAAAACAAGAAGAGAGAGACATGGAGCAGAAACAGTTGATCCAAGCCAAAGGTGTAACAGAAGTGGTGGTGAGGAAATCTGTGAGGAGAAGAGTTATAAAAGAGGGTGAAGAAGGCGAAGTGGACGAATTGGAAGAACAAATAAAagaggtgtttttaaaagacttgTTGCCTGAGGAGGAAGACATCGTGGTGAAGCGGGAGAGCGAAAAACAAGTGGGGAAGGAAGTGGTAGAAACGTTAAGGGAAGGAGAGAGCAATTTGGAGCAGAAACAGTCAATCCAATCCAGGGGTATAACGGACATGGTGGTGAGGAAATCTGTGCGGAGAATAGATACAAGTGAGGGTGAAGTGGATGACTTGGAAGAACAAATAAAACGGGTGAAGTGGGAGGGTGAAGAAGATACAGACGATAGCTTTAGAGAGAAACTGCGTGAAATGGAACAGGAGTGGCAAGATGCAGACGTCGCTGGCTCTGCTGCTGTAGCAGGATACAAGAAGGTTCAGCGTAGGACTGAGAAGATAGTGACTATTGTACAAGAGAGGGGACAGCAGCAGGAAGACATGGAAGACGTGCAGGGACAGTCTGGTGTTGCATCAGAGGAGATGTTAGAAAGACAGGAACTGTGGCGTAAGACAGAAGTGGTGGAGGAGAGGCCACAGAGGGAGGTTACAGAGAGGTCAGAAGGTCTGTCTCAGGCGAGAGTTGATGATGTTTGGTTTATACTTTTAGATCAGCCTCCACACAAAGctggtttcaaaacaccag TTGCCGATGTGGAACGTGTTCAAGTGGACAAGGGTGGTTATTTCAACCCTGAGAAAGAAAAACCACATATAAGCGTTGAACGGGTTGATGACTGGTTTGTGTTGCTGGATTTTATTCCCCGACAAAAGCTTTTTGGGCCATCAG TTACTCACATggaagagaggaaagaaatGGCAATCGAAGACAGATCGAGATATATAGGAGAAAAACTACAACACCAAGTGTCAGACAGAGTTGATGATTGGTTTGTGTTACTGGATGTTTTTTCAAGACAAACGTCACACGCACCGCCAG TCACCTTTTCAGAGCGAATTGCTGCTCCCCCAGAGGAACGTGCCTCTCTGATTGAAGTAACAGCTCTTgagcagagagaaagaagagttGACATTTTGGTTGAAGGTGCTGACGCAAAACAAACGCTGCCAGAAAGGGAGGGGGTAGCACTTCTACAGGATGCGAAAGAGGGAGAAGATGActggtttgtgctgctggaTGTTCCCATTAGGCAGCCCTCATTTGTGGCACCAG CTTCCATGGCTGAGTATGTTGAGGTTTACACCAGAGAGAGCGTTTCTGCCTTGACTGAAGCAGAGGCTGTTGATCCCAGGCGGGAGCTTGTAGTTGAGGATGCTGTTGTGGAGAAAGTGGAAGCAGAGGCTCCCAAGCAAGTTATTCCAGATGTGCCTATAG tttctATGTCGATGCAGACTAAAATCTATCCAGATGTTTCAACTGAAGTGAAAAGTATAGAGCAGAGATTGCTTCAGATTGACCAGGTTACACCACAGCCTTCCCAGCCAGAGAGAGAAGATGACTGGTTTGCTCTGTTTGGTACTGCACATAATGAAGTCATGATACCAACAG TGACTCCAGCTCAGATTGTTCCGGAAATGAAGACTTTTGAGGTTGAGGTGACCGAAAAATGGAAGAAGACAGTAATTGGTGCGGACGGCCGGCAAGACAGGACAAGTGTGTCTGAAATTAGAGCGAGCCAAATTGCCTCCCTCTCTGAGAGAGAAGATGATTGGTTTGTCCTGTTTGAAAAGCCTGTGGTCGTACAACCAG TTAAACCTATTATTGATCTAGTGGCAACCACTGAAGCAAGAGTGAAGATCGTGGAAGGTGTGAGGCCACCTGTGAAGATGGTGAAGATTGAAACGGCAAGAGCAGGAAAAGTGGATGATGATTGGTTTGTGCTGCTGGATGTAGCAGCAAAAGCACCAG CTGCTGGGGTGGAACGCATCCATATATATCCTGATGTAAGACCTGCTAAAGAGCTTACACTTACAGAGCAGGCAGCACAGCAGACAATTACAGTAGTGGAGAGAAtacggcagcagcagcaggatgtGGTGCAGCCACGTCCAGCAGTGAGAGAGGTGGAAGATGATTGGTTTACTCTTCTGGATAAGTCCCTTAAGAAAACAG ccGCTGTCTCGGAGCGCGAGCAGCTCCCAGCACAGGTCACAGTTCCAGCTGCTGCCGCGGCCACGAAAAAGATTACGATTTCTGAGACGAAACCGGAGTTTGAGAAACGGATCCTGGAAGAAAGACCCTCGCAAACACGTGTCAGTGATAATTGGTTTGTTCTACTCGAGGGTGACCTCAAAGCGTCAG CTGCGAGCGCCCAGAGGGGCACGCGCCCTGTCAGTGCTCCGGTCTTCTCCCAGGCTGCTCTGATGGAGGCGGGAATCCCCATGGCCCCTCTCGACCAGCCCCAGACCTCCACTCCAATCAAAACCAGCCGCCAGGAGGAACGGAAGCTGCAGGTCACCGTAGAAGCCGTGGAGCCCTCAAAAATCGAAACTGGGGCTGACGCCAAG aaAAGAGCTAAGAAAATTGAGGGTGACTCAATATATATCAGACATAGCCAATTAATGTTGGAG GATTTCGATAAGCCTCAGGAGGTGCTGCTCAGGCATCACGCCAGCATCAGtgagctgaagagaaacttcatGGAGGCGGTCCCAGATTCCAGGCCAAGTGAGTGGGATAAGCGCCTGTCCACACACTCTCCCTTCCGCACCCTGGGAATCAACGGTCAGCCTCTGCCCAGCGCGGATGGG AGTGTGTGCATTAGACCCCTAAGCAATGGTTCAGACACAAAGACTGCACATGAGGAAACCAGCAGTAGTTTGGAATTTACAGGCCTACCCATCAAGAGCGAGCCTGAGAGTGTCGAAGTCCACAGCGCTACTGTTGAGAAAGAGTCACGTGATCAGGAAGAGGTTGTAGTGTTTGAGACGAACTTGGTGCCAATCGTAGAGGTGGAAATGGCACAGCTGCCTCCTTCCTTTGATCCCTCCTGTAATGCTTTAGACGTGATCCCAGAGGAAGAAGGATCGTGTCCCGGAGTGTCGGACGACTCTGGGAGGATAGCTGGATCCTCCCCAGCTTCCTATTTCTGGAGCGATGGTCCACAGGTCATACGCTGTTTCCAG CCCCCTCTGGTGCAGACGCAGACTGTCACCATCACAGCCGTCTCCAGCCCCTTACCCAGTGGCATCTCCACCACAGAGGTCCCTATCGTCCCGACTAAGACCTTCACCTATGAGTCTTCAAAG GTGACCGTTGATGGGACAGAGGAGGACAAAGATTGCTCAACAGTATCCAGTTCCCAGACCATTACCTCAGAGACCACCAGTGGCACCTCAGTGACGACTACCACCACTCACATCTCAAAG GTAGTAAAAAGCGGATCTTCAGAAACTCGCGTGGAGAAGAGAATTGTCATAACCGCAGACTCTGACATCGACCAAGATAAG GAGAAGCACGGCGGAGCATCAGCATTGTAA